Genomic segment of Apium graveolens cultivar Ventura chromosome 7, ASM990537v1, whole genome shotgun sequence:
ATGTATTACAATGCTAGTTGTCAAGTTGTTacaattgatttttatttgttagaaATAATAATTCACTTTTATCTGATTGATCTATATAACAAATCAGTGCCCTACTTTTTATATTCTATATCAGTTCGCTATTATGCAAATAGTTtctgaaataaaattttaaattacaaTATTATATgtttaataaatattatattataaccTCATACAATACAATTGTACCAAAAACATACTTTCAACAAAAAGAATACCAAACAGACCCAAGCCTTTGCAAAAATGTGAGGGAGGGGATTAAAAAGGATACAAGATCATCTGTAGTTCTGTACAGTGTAAACATACAGATTTGATAACAAGACTACAAGAGGTAAGTGCTGTATTTACTTGCCAAAGATAATAGCTTACAGCTGTAGATATCTACACAACCTGTGATACCTCCAGGGAACTTCCAAAATCAGTTAACTGCTACTAAATACAATCCCCAAACACCAAAATGTGGACTCAGGCATACAACATAGCATCAATCTATATCATCTTGAAGAATTTACCACCAAAACAATAGTTTCTCCTTCTCGATTAGTATGGGCACACAGTCTTCGGTTCTAACAATCTCAATCTAGTTTGTGAAGTCAGGCTAACGTGGTGAGCATTTACATACAAGATACACACCCTTGCACAGTAGACCAAAGAAAAATTGTTCAGATCACTATTGCTGATCCTGAATTTTTAACGATAACAGTTCACTTTCCTCTTGTTGACCTCTGATCTTTGCAATCCTAGGCAACCATCTCTTGACACTTTCTGGTAACCTAAAAATAAATGCGCAAAACACTCAGACTTCAGGGTTTATATCTTAAAATAGCACATGAATAATGCTTTTAATGATTCTAAGGCATTAAGGGGCTAGTAGAAGCCTCTAAATGGATCATATATTTTTGATAGATGAAAATGTAGGACAATTTTTTAGAATAAGGCACTTCATGGATAACGGaggggatatatatatatacatcccAATCTCTTGGTTGCAAAAGATGATGCATAGACATATTGTAATAATTataaggaaaatgctaaggctCCCAAAATATGTCCCTATCCAAATGCCACATGTCATGTTTTGTTCGCTATAACTCAATTAAAAATAGCGACTTGTTTGAATTTTTACATGGAAGATTGCAATGAGTACTTTATAAAGCAACTACAACTATTGTTTTTCCTAAAATCAAAATGAAGACATGTCAACTTTGGCGAAGAATCATACACATTACTTTGTCCCCCAAAATAAACCACAGGCGAGGAAGGCAAAAATGTGTCTGATGGACTTTTAACAGTCAAACTTAAGAATCTATATGTACAGAACATCTAACCATGTTGAAGTGGAAGGAGAATGAGCAATCTAGTAGTAAATATACACAATATTTCTACACAAATCACTGGTAAGCACAAAATTAGCTCTATGGAATGGGCCCTGCAACTTCAACACATTAATGGTGAACATGTTAGATAGTTTACAAGTTCTTAAAATTAAAAGTAGCTCAAAACAACTTACAGATCCAGCCTTTCGTGAATCGCCCTTCTTACAGAAGAGTTGAGCCCATAAGCAATAGAGTTAAACAGGCCCTAACAAACAGTAAGATGAAGAAACAAATTATTTTCAGATGCAAGCAAAGAAATTGAATTTCCAAGATTATTACATTCATATTCTAAACAAAGAAGTCCGAAAACGAGCAAGTATTATGAAGCATAACTTATTTGGGAAAATAAACTGAATCGTCACTCAACTATTGCTGTTTTATTGTTTAGGTCCCTGAACTAAAAATTCCGTATTTCAGGTCATTTAACTTTTAATTTTTCTGGTTCAAGTCCTTCCGTTAGAGAATCGGTAACGAACGTTAATTTTTGCTGACGTGGCAGACTCCTTTTCCTGAGTTCTTCAACTGCTCAGAGAATCGAAGACCGGTTGAAGGTGTTAGTGAGCGCCAAATCAGAAGTTCTAGTAACCAAACTGAAGCCCAAATCAAACTCTACCTATTTCTAATCTCGTATTTTACGATTGGTACGATTGGTGTAATTTCAAATTTCTTCTGACCTAAATGTAATGCTCGCCGGAATTTTTGGGTTTTGACCGGAAAATCTAAAATTGAGCACATTTTTCGATTTTGTTGATGCTTAAGTATAGATATGTTAATTGTGGACCTAATgctatttttatttaattttttcgAGGTGTTTTAGGCATTCCCGGATTTTTCTCAATTAAAATTTTCCTCCGATTACTCGATAATTTCCACAAGCACAAATTCCACTTTTAATAGGCCCAAAAATTCTTTCACACCGGATTTTTCCGAGCAAGATTATGATGGCCGTTAGAATCTTTTTAACGGAGGGACCTAATTAGGAAAAATTTGAAAGTTAAATGACCTGAAATACGGAATCTTTAATTTAGGGACCAAAACAATAAAACGCAATAGTTGAGGGAAAAATTCAATTTATTTTCCCTAACTCTTTTTTTGAATCAATTTTCCCTAACTTATTTACTAATACTGACATGCATGTATTATATCgacttttttttataaaaaaaatctcTTTCCAATGTGGAGAAgcagggagggagggagggaggggggAGAGATGAACCATAACTTActgagagaaagagagagagttAAATGAAGCATAACTTATTGAGAGGGAGGGGGGTTTATATGAAGCATAATggggagggagagggagagggagagggagggagggagggattACCATAAGTGCAGCCATACCAACATCAAGAACTGAAAGCCAAAAGATTTTATGGCCGGGTTCTATAAAGTCATGAATGCGATTGATTGTGCCAAAGGCCCAAGAGCCAATAAGAATGAGTGGGTAGTAACCCCACCGGTTTAATGCCTGTAAGGCAAAAAAATGCAAATAGAGATAGATTAAAAGCAGATATTGGGCCCAAATGTTTATGCAGAAATTAAAATCATCTCTTCAATGAGTAGAGGCAAAGATGTTATGACCAATACACACCAAAAGACAAAACTAAGTACAAGCATGTATATGTATATAAAGACTAAGCAAATCATACTACTAAAACATACTTCTCTTTTACTAGCTTTCGGCTGTGTATATTGGAAACAAACGAAATAAAATACATGATTTACAAAGTACCATAGATATTGAACTCCCTCGCTCCCTTTACTAATGTCCTCTTATACTTTTCCCGACGTCCCAAACAACAACGTCATATATTTAGGAGCACTTCACTGCTTTGTTCTGTTGCCCTCAAAAAACTTGAAATGAGTTTAATTTGGTAACTTCTAAATCGAAAGCTGATGATAAAGAAGTACAATATCTCTAACTTTTTTTGTGTGTACAAGTTGGAGAAATAAAAATAATGATCTTTACCTAAGGGGATGAACAAGTGTATGAGCAAAATAAAGCTAAAAGCTATAAAGTTTCTTTTTACAGAGTACATTAATATAAGAGGATTTAATAGACAGAGGGACTGCTGAAGAAGTAAACAATTCATAGTGCAACTGCATCCCCAAATCTCTTAGATGCTTTCAACACCATATGTAAATTAGGAACAGTAGGGCAGATACACTGTCTCACGAGAATACGCATCAAGAACAATGCATAAACACTTACTTTAATGGTCCATGGCAAACACACTATGGATCCAAAGAAGCATACAATATCCTCAACATGGCTTAACATTATAGTGCACTGATCGTTTTGGAGGGTCAAAAACACCCACCCACTTGCATCATCCAAAAGAAGTAAAACTCTATATAACACAGTCCACCGAAAAGCTAGTGATATAATCTTATGTTTAAGATAGGTACTCGGGTCACGAACCAGATGTTGGAGACTTGGAGTTCTGTAGGGTTGTCAAGAAACCTACTGTTGTCAAGTCAATTTGATACCAGACAGCCCACGCAACTAGTCAATTAGGTGCCTGATGAATAGTTCTTTTAATCAAGAAGTTATATAGAATATTTTATACTGTCATTATTACCTTTATGTAGTACACATAAGCAACATACtaataggagaacaaaatattACTTAAAATGTAATGCAACATATACAATCAACCAAGTCTATCAAAAAACAAGACGAAAATTGACAACTAAAATCTTTTTAAGTTTTCATTTATGGTGTTCACTCCTGTGTTGTATTCGATTCTGATTATTACTGTAATGTTGGCATCATTCTTGTTCGCCCAACAGTTTTTTCTTTGTCCTACTCCATAGGACTACAGGAATAAACATAAATAGAAGTATAGAACAGTGACATAAAAGGATAGCATATATAGGATTGTACTTTGTAGGAgtaatatacacacacacacacataaaccACACTATTTCACCACTAGTGGCTGACCAGAACTTCGACTGAAAAGGTTTCTTATAATGCTAAATAGCCAATTTAAAGTAAAAAACAGATTTGCGTTGGTCAAAAGGAGGATTGAACTCATTATTAGCGTTGCAAAAGAACCTTATATATCCACAATATACCATCTCAAAGAACCTCCTATCATATTAAAACCACGAAGGCTATCTAAAAAAAAACATTACAAGAAGAGTACCTTCATATCTGTCCGTGCATTTGTGTGGATTGCTCGATCCGACATACCCACTGCCATCTGAAAATTTAATATCAGATAATTGTGGACATATGGTCTTAGCAGAACCACAAAAGGTTTTACACTTTTGAAAGCTAAAATACTCTAAACGTTAAACACAAATGATAGAAAAGAGATTAAGACTACATACACGGGCTGCATTGTTAAGCATTCGTATCACTTGAAAGTAAGTGATTCCATTGAAGATAATTGCACCCCAAAGTGGAGCATAAAATGTAACAAAGTGAACAACCTGCAGGCAGGAGCAAGTACAATATCATTAATTTATCATATCTCACTCGACAAAAAAAAAATCACATCTCATCAGAAATTCAGCGTGCAATGTTAGTGTTCTAGCGAACTGTCACTATCAGGCCTACAAGGAGATGATCTTCAGCACTGAACTTGCAAAGGCTCGCAGTCCTTAATACGTCATGTATCGACATAGGATTAAAGGACAAAAATTTACATACTTAAAAGTACATATTTGCAtaattacatattttatatacatatatgtatatataggaaGAAATTCTAACAGATATCATATCTAATCATCTTCCCAAAACAAAGGCCTGTCATGACTAAAACAGAACCAAATTGCACAGACTACAGATTACAAATAGAAGCCAAAGAAGAAACATGTTGCCCAAAAGCCATTACTTTATGTTAGATTTTCAGCAACAGAACTGCAAAAGTAAAATTCTAACCACATAATTAAAACAGAAAATTTGACAAGTTCATGAATTACACTCTTGATAGCCGTGACATGACCAATATATTTCACCAAGATTTTGCTATCAGTTAGCTATACAAAGAAATAAAAGGTTATTTAACAGGGGAATTGACAAACTGCTTACTGAAACCTAACATTTTTCACTTCATATAACCTAGAAGAGATGAAAGATAATGATTAGATAAGGTAACTACTAGTTGATAGTACTTTTACATTTACCCTCCTCTCCATTCCTAGTCCTCTAGACAAGCTGGAGCAGATCAATAGGTGAATAAACTAAATGAAAACATGTGATAAATCTAGGTTCATGAAATTAAGCAAAAAGCGCTACAAGATATTAATACCAAATGGCTTGAATCCAATACTGTAGGATACTTGCCTTTGCTGTACGTCCTGATTCTGTCCAGCACCATGCACCTACACGAGCTATATTCCCGTGGTCATTACTAATGGAGCGCATCACAGTCATCACTAGAGAAGTTCCTGCATATTAATTTAAACATCCAACTCAGTGTTACTATAGTAACCAACAAGAATAAGATGGAACAAGATTAAAAGTAGATTGTGCAAGAACCAGGCGTAGAAAATGAATCAAACAACTTGATTAATCTTGAGAATATATTGGATCTATATGTCGCAATGTGTAGAAAACATGTAATAACCacgatttttgtaattatatgtatatacacTTTTCGcattttaattatttggttagataagaaaataatattttgttatatagatttgttataaaaaataaagacgcgtatttttatattaaaaataaacatttctagttatccaaaatatttaagtaaggttaaaaaaaactatcttaatttatatgtgcataattttaatttaatatataattattttatgactaaaatttaaaaataggtgtagttatgttgtgtgtatatattagtaaactcagtcaaacactacatgttaacaaatgttaacaaatagataatatttgtttaaatttgtgagcACCTACCCACTAATCCATTTAATCCGGAGTACAAGTTGAACCAACCTGGtatataaataggctattagcatatcacTTATCTTTGTATAACCtcttctcttttcaggtacgtTATATTTTCCCATGTTACTTATGTGTTTTACAtgtttatataattaaattacatttttgtgaacttgtTCATCACTGCTCTATTTCATTTGTTATTTGTTTATTTCGTGTTTTAGTTTCATGGTTACGTGTATAAAACTATagtttaatttatttaatcattttaattTGATATTGATTATTAAATTTGTTTAGTTAACAATCACCATTTTTTTAGTAAATATTTAATGCtcgaatttatgtttataattatgtgttttgtgcatgcataataattcatgtgttatatgttaaatatatgtttgatttggATGTGCATTTTGATTAGTAAACCTGTTAAATATATGCTCATGTATTAAATTGGTTATAATTATTTTGtaaaatgatattttcacacataaggttatgaaaattttatacaccaatattgaTGTTCATAATCCTAAggatatgttacctattttatttatttttgttattttattttaaggattatatagatagtaaatattgaACGTACATCTAATTTATTCagaatttaaatagtttacatagacttgatttattattattatatataatgtatttaagtgttgagttttttttattggtcggtatactattttgaactattatatgaaaatggtcgtatttatacgtcaatatgaatttattttgttacttgtagtgacatttacTTCTTATCGTGGATTAAattttataaagttaaagtgtggttagcttagtggcatacatatgttaacattctgattatcATATTAAGTATGTATGTGCGTATGTCTAGGTTTatttggcaacataatttgggagataATGCTATTAGGGTAAGTTAACTTTtcacactttattttattttgaaatcttttaaatatttttgcactgcttttgttttaaaatttatggatcaagtaccctgttttaaaaataagaattcccagtgagctCTGACTTATGACCACTTAGTAATTGtgtatagttccggaactagcctttgataccttactaggggCGATTTATGATTCCTTCGGGAGCGCACACTATATGATACATTAGTATGGGGCGCATTATTGACaaaaattatgaacttttgaatatttgtggccttagcgagctgtggaattaaattatgttttatgtcatatgaatttttggacaatgattttggttttataaaattatgatacttgatccacttgTGTAGAATTGTTTTTTTGCTGGGCTCTTTGGCTCATTACttacaaattttcaggtgcttagtTTTTGAGACATTTAAAGGTGGACTTGATTTGAGTTTGCTTTGGAATAATGTTTTAATGATTATGTTTGTGTTGGAGCTGTGTCTCCCatgatttgctttattttcagcttagatgattttatttctgtctcggattttagaattttataaacaactagaaacttattcttattatgaatataatttggagttttagcttGATATTTAAGTATAATTATTGTCTGAAAAGTCGGGGTATTACAAAACAAGTATTGTCATTAGATAAAAGAAACACTGTGGCTCAATTGTAAACAAGTAGAACTCCCAGAAAACATAACTTTTTAATGGAAATAATATTGGAAAATGATGTTAACCAGATAAACATTTGTTTTTAATTAGCTACACCACCTAAAGCACTTCTGATATTTCTAGTTGCAGTAAAGTCCAAGATATAATTTAACAAATGTAACAGCTAACCCTACATGTAATTTTGAAGTTCTCACAGTCCTCTCTCATGGAAAGGTTGGACCTACCCCATTCCCAAATGGTAGAGCTCCTGCATAGATATCGGTTCCTATGAAAAATAAACAATTTCCAGCTGTAATGAAAGCGGAATAGGGACAATAAGGGAGCAAGCTCAGTGGTCTCGTACAGTCATACTTGTATACAGATACTTATCTCACATATATTAAACAGTTACTTCTAAATTTCTAATCAAAACGTACCCCAAACATACAGATGAAACATAGGCTCCAAATCCTCTACATCTGCTTTGTGTCTAACAACAGTACGATGAAGAGTAAACGCAATTGTTGTAGTCCACAGAAAAGAAGCAACACAGAAGAAATGAGTGCTATATCCCTGGGCATAACAAAAGAACCCTTTAGACGGATCCCTGCGATAACCAAAAAATATATTTTCAGATAATTACATAGTCCGCAGAAATAAAACAAAAGTAGATTTCAATTCACTCTAACATGTATACCCAATTATACTGAAGAAGCTGCATAGCATGTCCTGCAGGgttaaaaaaacataaaaagtGATTAGTAGCCTACATTTATAAAAGCATTAGTGGAGAAAAAACTATGAACAATTATTTCACTCTAGAAGACTACAGAGCTTGCAGAAGATTAATTTTTTCAAGATATATATGGGTTACCAACAAATTCGGTTCTGATTTTACCAAGTAATTCTAAGAAACAAGTGTTTGGTAAAACCTAGGTCATTAGTCCCACACTCTGGCTAAAGACTTAACTAACGATTTTGAGTAACAATTTCCAAAATTGCGGGTTTCATTTCTTTGCCATCAACTATCAGTTACCAGAAGTGGTTCTTAATTACCTAATAAAcataagtatatatattcacaTTACAAGGATCCTAACTTTTTTCGAATAAGCAGATCCAAAGTATTTTATCTACGAGATCTAGATGCTCATTTTCCTTTACAACTTTCACACATTACTGCGATCCAACTACGATACAACAAATACATAGTAAAATCTGGACCCTTGATCAAATTTATAGTGAACAAGACTTTTAGTTAAAAATTAAATACTTTCCGTAAATCGAAAACACATTGTAACTAAACAAGGACTTAAAAATGAAATGTAAAGTATAGGATACGAAGCGAAAGGAGGATAATATACATACGGCGAGAGCGAGAAAGAAGACGAGCTTAAAAGAGAACTTGCGAAGGTCTTTAAGGAGAAGATAACAAAGCACTATAAAGCTTGATCCTAATAATGACAGACTTGAGGCTCCGGTGTTGAGTGACGTCAGAATGCGGCGATCGTTGGCATTTAGGTTCCCCATCATCGCCTGATATGACGCCATCCACGCCGGCGATGAATTCAATTCAGTTCAATTAGGGCTCTTGCTTCGATTAAATATTGTGTACCCGGGTTGAATGATTTTGTAGAGGAAAAGAATTAAATTTTATCTTAATTTTCTGCTAATAAACATATAAGACGCTTTGGCCGAGTGGTTAAGGCGTGTGCCTGCTAAGCACATGGGGTTTCCCTGCGAGAGTTCGAATCTCTCAGGCGTCGTTTTCTTTTTATTTCCCATTTCTTGTTTTCAAAGGTATACTAATAATTAATTTGAATTGTTGTTTTTAATAATGAAATTTATTTATTGAAGTGATatgatttgataataattattTCTCTATTTATACTATATTTATACTATATTTTTTATCTATCTATTTATGactatttatataaaaaataaaatattaaatattttgataatgTACATGTTTTTTGGTACACGTCACCATTAGATCTTTGCGCTTTTAAATTCTAGTATGTGCTTGCTTCAATTAACAATAACTTCATCACAAAATTTAACTATTTTGGTGCATTATCATAGTACATATGCAAACTTATagatatatataattattaactacatatataaaaaaattagatCAATTTCATTAAACTTTTGTGCTTCtgctatttatttttattaacagtaaaaaaaattattgattaTATAATAGTCCAATCATTTATTGGTAAGCATAATGATCCTCGAATAAATAGGTAACAATATACATTTTTCATCTGAACTTAAACAAAATCATACTATTAAAcgaaattaaaattttataatattaaacagagttataataaaACTATAATGACATATGGTTAAAACATAGTAATATTCTTTGTGTGTCGTTAGTTTCTTAAAATTTAAAACAAAGGGATTGACATGCATTCCCCGGTTCTTCAAATTTGTAATAGAGGGATTAATACACACTTTAAGACTTTtataaagtataattttataAGTTATTTCTAACCAATATTcgtttaaataaaaaataaatgtttaaatttttattaaaaaattaaaaaataaattacgAAACTATATCTTATATATACTTTAAAATGCATGCAGATCCATTTTCAAATGTCAAAAACCTAATGGGACATGGGAGTATATATCTTTCATCTttactaaaacaaaataatattcaaaccgaactataataaaatttaataaactAAACATAATTACTTAGATTTGGTTAATAATTACAGGTTTTCTACTATGTATATAACATCCATACTATTTTATTAAAATGAAATTAGAGATAATTCTTAGTTTGTATAATAACGTCATATAAAAACCAGTATTGTAAAAAAACGTGAATCAGAGgtaaatgttagatatatttgataatgtcatggctaatataatttatgtttagatttcagatcttacttaacaggacaaatcagtacttaactgttgatcagtacttatactggaagtcaggacttaaggatatcagtacttatattatcaggaaataatcatcagaagttagatatcagaacttaagtgctgaaggacgatcagataaggatagtagctgattaaaggaaagaagattgagataaacataagaagagatatgcatgaagaaggagttccgtgaagaatggaatactcggatgaaaagatatctgattgatatattttaggaagcagaattatattccatatcaattagcgattatcttgtaactgtgtagtatataaacacagacatagggtttacactataagtgttatcatattcgagaagattattcattgtaaccctaacagctctcgtgatatttgttcatcactgagaggtaacagttccacactgtaacagaatttattgtttcaataaagtttgttttctgttacttaatatcgatttgattgtattatacactgtattcacccccctctacagtgtgtgtgacctaacaagtggtatcagagcctatctgttaacacacatacagttaaagatccaaacacaatcatgtcggacacagaaactccaactaagcctaccaaaactgaggaaccaccaaagacacaaattcagagtcggtatgagaccatcagagttcccatactgagaccatctgaatatcccatatggaaggtaaggatgaccatgttcctggaagcaacagatccagaataccttgatagaatcaaggaagggcctcacaaaccaaccaagctcgctgttgcagttgcaggtgaagcagcaaagaccgtaccaaaagagaagagtgattatactgctgaagatatagcatcaattgctaaggatgctaaggtacgacacttactgcatagtgccattgataatgtaatgtcaaacagggtaatcaactgcaagactgctaaggagatatgggatgctctggaaacaaggtgtcagggaactgacacaattaagaagaacaggaagacaatactcactcaagagtatgaacattttgactcaaggactaatgagtcattgaatgatttatatgatagatttgtcaaacttttgaatgatttgtcattggttgataaagagtatgatcttgaagattcaaaccttaaattcctgttagctcttcctgaatgctgggatttgaaggcaacgacaataagagataactacaatcatgatgaaacaactcttgatgaaatctatggaatgctcaagactcatgagcttgagatggaacaaagaagcaagagaaaaggaggaaagtcaagaacagttgctcttaaggctgaagaagaatccccaaagcagcttcctcaaggaaagacaagggtaaagctcttgtcataaagtctgaaactgagtcatcaagtttagaaagtgatgatgactcagattctgaaagcttgcctgagactgatgctgatgaggagatgatgaagctgtgtgctcttatggtgaaaggaatcacaaagattgcatacaggaagttcaggaagggaaagaagttttccaggaaaggcataagttctgacaagaagaatttcagaagatctgaaagcagaggaggaaagtctgacagaggagattataccaatgttaaatgctataactgtggtgagaaaggccacatatctcctgattgcaagaaggcaaagggtgacaaaggcaaggctcttgtcacaaagcagaaatgctggacagacacctcagaatctgaaagtgaggagaactatgcattgatggcaaatgctaataaagaaagtgctgagagcagttatgaagctgctgaaacaaaggtacctcagactacttatgcttttcatactgatgatattaatgagttgagaagatatcttaaaaccatgtttgttagttatatagatcaaactttaacatgtgaaagattaacttttgaaaatcttgcttttaagaaaagaaatgatttcttagaaaaagagttagtcatgttccatcaaactcagaaggatatagatgatgctttttatgttagggatgaagtactaaaaatgaatgaatctctaaaaactgagttagaaaaggaaagagagattatcaggacttggactaactctggcaaaacaactcaaaatttgctaagta
This window contains:
- the LOC141671989 gene encoding G-protein coupled receptor 1; translated protein: MASYQAMMGNLNANDRRILTSLNTGASSLSLLGSSFIVLCYLLLKDLRKFSFKLVFFLALADMLCSFFSIIGDPSKGFFCYAQGYSTHFFCVASFLWTTTIAFTLHRTVVRHKADVEDLEPMFHLYVWGTSLVMTVMRSISNDHGNIARVGAWCWTESGRTAKVVHFVTFYAPLWGAIIFNGITYFQVIRMLNNAARMAVGMSDRAIHTNARTDMKALNRWGYYPLILIGSWAFGTINRIHDFIEPGHKIFWLSVLDVGMAALMGLFNSIAYGLNSSVRRAIHERLDLLPESVKRWLPRIAKIRGQQEESELLSLKIQDQQ